The Nocardioides zeae genome includes the window CACCGACGCCGTTGGAGTCCCACAGCGTCCACAGCGGCGCCAGCAGCAGCAGGAACGCCCCGCCGTCACGCACGTAGTCGCTGATGGGCGTGCCCGCGAACGGGTTCACCTTGGGGACGGAGGGCCGCGGCGGGGCCTGGGGCGCGCCGTACCCCGGCTGCCCGTAGCCCTGCTGCCCGTACCCCTGCTGGCCGTAGCCCTGCGGCGGGCCCTGGGGGTAGCCACCCTGCTGCGGGTAGCCCGGCTGCGGGTAGCCGCCCGGCTGGCCCTGCGGCGGCGGAGCGCCCCACGGCTGGCCCTGCTGGCCGGGCTGGCCGCCCGGACCGGGCTGACCCGGCTGGCCGGGGGGCGGGGGCGGCTGCTGGCCCCAGCCCGGCTGGCCCTGGGGCGCGCCGTACCCGGGAGCACCCGGCTGCGGGGGTTGGCCGCCCTGCTGCGGATAGGGATCGGACGGGTTCGACATTCGAGTGCTCCTCGCATCGACTCGGTGCGGGCCTGGACCCGCAACGTAGCAATTCAGGCACCCCACGACGACGGGTGTCGACGCGTGGACCGGCGGGTCCTGCTTCCCCACTTCTCCACGACTTACTCCTGTGGCGGGGCACGGGTGTGGACGGCGATACGATGCGGCCCGTGACGGACGCTCCTGCTCCCGCTGAATCCACCTCGGTCCTCGACACCGTCGAGCGCGCGGCGGGCGACCCCGACCGCAGCCAGCCCTGGGCCGACCTCGGTCTCAGGGAGGACGAGTACGCACGGATCCGCGAGATCCTCGGCCGGCGTCCGACGTCGAGCGAGCTGGCGATGTACTCGGTGATGTGGAGCGAGCACTGCTCCTACAAGAGCTCCAAGGTGCACCTGCGCCAGTTCTCCGAGATCCCGCAGGAGACGCGGGCCGGGAAGATGCTCGCCGGCATCGGCGAGAACGCGGGCGTCATCGACATCGGCCAGGGCTACGCGGTGACGTTCAAGGTGGAGAGCCACAACCACCCGTCCTACGTGGAGCCCCACCAGGGCGCCGCGACCGGCATCGGCGGCATCGTCCGCGACATCCTCGCCATGGGCGCGCGCCCCGTCGCCGTCATGGACCCGCTGCGCTTCGGCCCGCTCGACGCGGAGGACACGTCCCGCGTCCTGCCCGGCATCGTCGAGGGCGTCGGCCACTACGGCAACTGCCTGGGCCTGCCCAACATCGGCGGCGAGGCGGTCTTCGACGCGACGTACCTCGGCAACCCCCTCGTCAACGCCCTCTGCGTCGGTGTCCTGCGCCACGAGGACCTCCACCTCGCCAAGGCGAGCGGCGCGGGCAACCAGGTGATCCTGTACGGCGCGCGCACCGGCGGCGACGGCATCGGCGGCGTCTCCGTGCTCGCCTCGGAGACGTTCGACGCCGACGGGCCCGCGAAGCGCCCGAGCGTGCAGGTGGGCGACCCGTTCATGGAGAAGCTGCTCATCGAGTGCACGCTCGAGCTGTTCGCGGCCGGCGTGGTCGCGGGCATCCAGGACCTCGGCGGTGCCGGCCTCTCCTGCGCCACCTCCGAGCTGGCGAGCGCGGGCGACGGTGGCATGCACGTCGAGCTCGACAAGGTGCTCCTGCGTGACTCCACGCTCGCTCCCGAGGAGATCCTCATGAGCGAGAGCCAGGAGCGGATGATGGCTGTCGTCGAGCCCGACGACGTCGCCGCGTTCCTCGCGATCTGCGCGAAGTGGGACGTCGAGGCCGTCGTCATCGGCGAGGTCACCGATACCGGCCGCCTCGAGATCGACTGGCACGGCGAGCGCGTCGTCGACGTGCCGCCGCGCACCGTCGCGCACGACGGCCCGGTCTACGAGCGCCCCTACGCGCGCCCCGACTGGCAGGACGGCCTCCAGGCCGACGCCGCCGAGGCGCTCCCGCGGCCGAGCGGCGGCGACGAGCTCCGCGCGACCGTGCTGCGCCTCGTCGCGTCGCCGAACCTCTGTGACAAGTCGTGGATCACGGACCAGTACGACCGCTACGTGCGCGGCAACACCGTGCTCGCGCAGCCGTCCGACTCCGGCATGGTGCGCGTCGACGACGAGTCCAACCTCGGTGTCGCGGTCTCCACCGACTGCAACGGCCGGTTCGCCAAGCTCGACCCCTACCTCGGGGCCCAGCTCGCGCTCGCCGAGTCCTACCGCAACGTCGCGACCGGTGGCGCCGTGCCGCTCGCCGTCTCCGACTGCCTCAACTTCGGCTCGCCCGAGGACCCGGCGGTCATGTGGCAGTTCGCCGAGGCGTGCCGCGGCCTCAAGGACGCGTGCCTCGAGCTCGGCGTGCCCGTGACCGGCGGCAACGTCAGCCTCTACAACCAGACGGGCGAGACGGCGATCCTGCCGACCCCGGTCGTCGCGGTGCTCGGCGTCGTCGAGGACGTCACGCGGCGCACGCCCACCGGCTTCGAGGCCGCCGGGGAGGAGCTCGTGCTGCTCGGAACGACCCGCGAGGAGCTGTCGGGCTCGGAGTGGGCCCACGTCGTCCACGGCCACCTCGGTGGTCGCCCGCCGGCGCTCGACCTCGCCGGCGAGCGTCGCCTCGCCGCCCTGCTCGCCGACCTCGTCGGCGTCGCCTCCTCCGCGCACGACCTCTCCGACGCCGGGCTCGCCCAGGCGCTCGCCGAATCGGCGTTCCACCGGGGCATCGGTGCGACCGTGTCGCTCGCGGAGGTCCACGAGGACCCGTTCGTGGCGCTCTTCGCGGAGTCCACCGGCCGGGTGCTCGTCTCCGTCTCGGCGGACGCGCTCAACGAGCTGCTCGCCCGGGCGGCGTCGCACGACGTGCCCGCGGCCGTGATCGGTCGCACCGGCGGCGAGGACCTCGTGGTCGAGGGCCAGTTCACGCTGCCCGTGGCCGAGGCCCGTGCCGCCTGGGTGGCGACGCTGCCGGCGGTCCTGGGCTGATCCCGCTTGTCGCCCCACGTCACGATGGGGCCATGAGCGAGCAGAAGCACGACGACCAGCAGTCCGAGGGCCAGGTCTCCGAGGTCAGCGGCATGGACCCCGCCGAGGCCGACACCCCGATCGCGCCCGACCAGGCCGTCGCGGGCTACCCCGACTCCGAGAGCGGCCACCCCGACGAGGGCCCGGCCGGTCCGAACGCCATCCCCGACCACGAGCACGAGAACAAGCCGCACGCCTGACGTCCCCCGTTGCGGGTCGTGGCCCCAGCGCACCGTTTTCCGGGGCGCTGGGGCCACGACGCGTCTGGGGGTCAGGAGGCCGTCGCCCACTCCCGCGGGCGCGGCACGCCGCGCACGCTCCGGCTGCAGGTGATCACGAGCGCGGTGAGCAGGCACCCGCCGAGCAGTGCGGCGGTGGCCGCCGACCCGCCGTACGCCGCGAGCAGCGCCCCGCCGAGCAACGGCGCGAACGGCATGAGCGACCACGACAGGAACGCCGTCGTCGCCGCGACCCGCCCCTGGAGCTCGGGCGGGGTGAGGGACATCCGGTAGGCACCGATCCCCGCGTTGCCGATCGGGTTGAGCAGCACGAGGGCCCCGACGCACGCTGCGGCGGTGGCGGGCGTGGCCCACCAGACGAGCGGCACGAGCGGCACGGCGCACGACCAGCCGACGGCGACGGTGAGGCGTCCGGTGCGGGTGCGGTCGATGACGGCCGGCGCGATGGCCGCCCCGAGGATGCCCGCGGCGCCGACGACCGCCATCGCCGCGCCGATGGCCGCCGGGCTGTGGCCCGCCTCGGCCATCCGCACCAGCACGACGAACAGCAGCCCGTTGACGACGAGGTTCCCCAGCGCCGACCAGACGGCCAGCACGCGCATGACGGGGTGGCGCGCGACGTACCGCGCCCCGGCCACCACCTCCCGTCGCGCGCCCTCCATGAGGCGTCCCTCGCGCCGGGCCGCCGGCGCGAGGTCGGTGCGGATCCGGCCGAGGGTGAGGAACGAGACGAGGTACGTCGCCGCGTCGAGCGCGAACGGCACCCAGCGCCCCAGGCCGAGCAGCACGCCGCCGAGCGGTGCGCCCGCGAGACCCGCGACGTGGCCGCGGGCCTGGTTCTGCGCCAGTGCCGCGGGGAGGTCGTCGGTGGTCACGACGGAGCGGACCGCCGACACCTGCGCCGGCTCGTAGACGCCCGCGAGCACGCCGGCGACGAGGGCGCCGAGCACGAGGCCCGCCGCCGGGAGGGCCCCGGCGGCGAGCGTCGTGGCGAGCGCGGCGTACACGGTGAAGCCGGCGAGCGAGACCGCCCGCAGCAGGCGCCCGCGGTGGACGCGGTCGACGAGCGCGCCGGCGGGGAGGAGCGCGGCGACGATGCCGCCGAAGTAGGCCGCCTGCACGAGCGCCGCCGTGCCGGCCGAGCCGGTGAGGGCCAGCGCGACGAGCGGGTAGGCGAAGGCGCTCGTGCGGTTGCCGAGCTCCGAGATCGTCTCGCCCACCCACAGCACGGTGAAGTCGCGGTTGCGGGCGAGCTGGCGGTAGCCGGTCATGGCGCGACGGTAGATGCGCACGTGTCATTGCGCAAGTAGTGCTGCGCAATGGGTGGTGCGGATGAGCGGTAGGGTCGCGCCCATGACCGACCGGCCGTCGATCACCGACCCCCGCGTGCTCCGCGCGTTCGCGCACCCCGTGCGCTCCCGGATCCTCGAGGAGCTGAACGCCCGTGGTCCGCAGCGCTCCGCCGACCTCGCGCGGCTGCTCGACCTCCCCGCCAACCAGGTCAGCTTCCACGTGCGCAACCTCGCGGGCTACGGGCTCGTCGAGGAGGCGCCCGAGCTCGCCCGCGACCGGCGCGACCGGGTGTGGCGCGCGGCCGACGGGGGCGACGGGTTCCGGTTGGACCTGGAGGCGGTGGCGGCGGCGCCGGGGGGCACGGCGGTCGCCGCGGCCTGGCGCGGACGCGCGGGTGCGCGGGCCCACCGGGCGGTGGACGCGGCGTACTCGGCCGCCCGCGATCCCGCCGTGCTGCGCAGCATCACGGAGGCGACCTTCCTGCTGACGAAGGACGAGGCGTCCGCGCTCGAGGGCGAGCTGACCGAGGTGCTGCACAAGTGGACGGCGCGGAGCCGGGCGGCGGGGGACGAGCCCGCCGAGGATGCGGGACGTTCGGTCTACGCCCTGCTCCAGATCCTCCAGCCGCGCGTGCCCGACGAGGGGGAGCCCGGCGGGGGCGCGGAGGGCTGACGAGCGGGACCCCGGCACCGGCTGGCCGCCCGCGCAAAGAAAACGCGGACCCCGAGGCTCGCCACGCCGACCGCCCGCGTCGTGCGGTCCGCGTTTCCTTCGTCCGCGTCCGGGCGAGGCCAGGCCAGGTCCGCGTTTTCTTCTCCGACCCCCGCGCCCTGGTCCGAAAGGGCGAGATAACACCGTGTGATACCCCCGGGGGGCTTTGCGGGCCCCCTCCGCACCTTGGTAGACCAGAGGTGAGGCCTCTTCAGAGCACGACACAACCGAACACAGGAGTCGAACAATGAAGAGAGCACTGGCCCTCTCGGGTGCCGCTGCCGCCGTCATCGGAACGACCCTCTTCGTCGCCCCGCCAGCCGCACAGGCGGACGAGTGCGTGGGGGGCAGCAGCTCAGGCAAGTGCGTGCAGGTGCTGAGCACCTCCGTGTCGACGTCCGTCGTGGAGACGGTCCCGATGCAGAACAACTCGGGGACGACCGCGAGCTTCACCTGCGGGTTCTCGCAGACCATCAGCCGCAGCGTGGAGACCAGCGCGAGCGCCGAGCTGAGCGTGTCCGCGCAGGTCGCCGCCGTCGGTGCGTCCGCGTCGGTGGGCGTGAGCGAGTCGGTCAACCAGTCGGCGAGCGAGGCCTCGTCGGCCGGCGGGACCGTGACCCTCGCACCCGGGGAGAGCATCCTCTGCGAGCGCACCTACAGCGCCGTGACGGCGCAGATGCGGGAGTACAGCTACTCCGGCACCGGCACGACGGAGACCGCCCGCTACCAGGTCACCGTCCCCTCCAGCCTGGGCATCCGCCTCAGCTGACGCAGCACCTAGCAGCACCTCGCACCACCGCGCACCTCGCGGAGTCGTGGCCCCAGCGCACCGGAAAGCGGCGCGCTGGGGCCACGACTCCGTCCGGGCGGGGGAGGGTGGTTCGATGGGAGCGTGCCCCGCCGCCTCGTGCCCGCCGCCGCCCCCGACGTCGCCGACGCCCTCGCGCGCTGGCGCGCTGGCGACGCCGACCGCGCCGACCGGAAGCTGCTCGTGAAGCACTACCTCGCGATCCTCCAGGAGCGCGCGCCCGGCGCGTCCGTGGAGGTCCGGGTCCCGCCGTACGCCGCGGTGCAGGTCATCCCGGGCGTGCGGCACACGCGGGGCACGCCGCCCGCCGTCGTCGAGACCGATGCGGACACGTGGATCCGCCTCGCCACGGGCGAGACCCCGTGGGACGAGGTCGGGACGGCACTGACGCGCAGCGGCGAGCGCACCGACCTGTCGACGTACCTGCCCCTCGGCTGAGCCTGACCCGCGATGGACCTCTCCGCCGACCTCGAGGTGAACGCCCGCTGGCGCGTGCCCGCGGGCGAGCTGGTCGAGCGGTTCTCGCGCGCGTCGGGTCCTGGTGGGCAGGGCGTCAACAC containing:
- a CDS encoding winged helix-turn-helix domain-containing protein, with amino-acid sequence MTDRPSITDPRVLRAFAHPVRSRILEELNARGPQRSADLARLLDLPANQVSFHVRNLAGYGLVEEAPELARDRRDRVWRAADGGDGFRLDLEAVAAAPGGTAVAAAWRGRAGARAHRAVDAAYSAARDPAVLRSITEATFLLTKDEASALEGELTEVLHKWTARSRAAGDEPAEDAGRSVYALLQILQPRVPDEGEPGGGAEG
- a CDS encoding MFS transporter, whose protein sequence is MTGYRQLARNRDFTVLWVGETISELGNRTSAFAYPLVALALTGSAGTAALVQAAYFGGIVAALLPAGALVDRVHRGRLLRAVSLAGFTVYAALATTLAAGALPAAGLVLGALVAGVLAGVYEPAQVSAVRSVVTTDDLPAALAQNQARGHVAGLAGAPLGGVLLGLGRWVPFALDAATYLVSFLTLGRIRTDLAPAARREGRLMEGARREVVAGARYVARHPVMRVLAVWSALGNLVVNGLLFVVLVRMAEAGHSPAAIGAAMAVVGAAGILGAAIAPAVIDRTRTGRLTVAVGWSCAVPLVPLVWWATPATAAACVGALVLLNPIGNAGIGAYRMSLTPPELQGRVAATTAFLSWSLMPFAPLLGGALLAAYGGSAATAALLGGCLLTALVITCSRSVRGVPRPREWATAS
- the purL gene encoding phosphoribosylformylglycinamidine synthase subunit PurL — its product is MTDAPAPAESTSVLDTVERAAGDPDRSQPWADLGLREDEYARIREILGRRPTSSELAMYSVMWSEHCSYKSSKVHLRQFSEIPQETRAGKMLAGIGENAGVIDIGQGYAVTFKVESHNHPSYVEPHQGAATGIGGIVRDILAMGARPVAVMDPLRFGPLDAEDTSRVLPGIVEGVGHYGNCLGLPNIGGEAVFDATYLGNPLVNALCVGVLRHEDLHLAKASGAGNQVILYGARTGGDGIGGVSVLASETFDADGPAKRPSVQVGDPFMEKLLIECTLELFAAGVVAGIQDLGGAGLSCATSELASAGDGGMHVELDKVLLRDSTLAPEEILMSESQERMMAVVEPDDVAAFLAICAKWDVEAVVIGEVTDTGRLEIDWHGERVVDVPPRTVAHDGPVYERPYARPDWQDGLQADAAEALPRPSGGDELRATVLRLVASPNLCDKSWITDQYDRYVRGNTVLAQPSDSGMVRVDDESNLGVAVSTDCNGRFAKLDPYLGAQLALAESYRNVATGGAVPLAVSDCLNFGSPEDPAVMWQFAEACRGLKDACLELGVPVTGGNVSLYNQTGETAILPTPVVAVLGVVEDVTRRTPTGFEAAGEELVLLGTTREELSGSEWAHVVHGHLGGRPPALDLAGERRLAALLADLVGVASSAHDLSDAGLAQALAESAFHRGIGATVSLAEVHEDPFVALFAESTGRVLVSVSADALNELLARAASHDVPAAVIGRTGGEDLVVEGQFTLPVAEARAAWVATLPAVLG
- a CDS encoding sterol carrier family protein, with translation MPRRLVPAAAPDVADALARWRAGDADRADRKLLVKHYLAILQERAPGASVEVRVPPYAAVQVIPGVRHTRGTPPAVVETDADTWIRLATGETPWDEVGTALTRSGERTDLSTYLPLG